One Odocoileus virginianus isolate 20LAN1187 ecotype Illinois chromosome 6, Ovbor_1.2, whole genome shotgun sequence DNA segment encodes these proteins:
- the RIPK3 gene encoding LOW QUALITY PROTEIN: receptor-interacting serine/threonine-protein kinase 3 (The sequence of the model RefSeq protein was modified relative to this genomic sequence to represent the inferred CDS: deleted 1 base in 1 codon), which produces MSGSTLWPKGASAPLVPIEELENPELIGKGGFGSVFRAHHRSWGLDVAVKIVNSKAISREVKAMSSLRNKHVLLLLGVTEKLEWEYVSGPALVTQFMENGSLAVLLQPQCPRPWRLLCRLLQELVLGMCYLHSQNPVLLHRDLKPSNVLLDSELHAKVADFGLSTFQGGSQSGAGSGESGCTPAYLAPELLANINRKASRASDVYSFGILTWAVLAGREAEIVSQTSLVREAVCERQIRPPLTELPPSGPETPGLEELTDLMQQCWSHEPQKRPSFQECRTNTKKVLDLVNKGDVSDRKMNDAVSMVKEFLSEHRGSNSPGLERTEIDGPRKTTGSHDPLVSEMMNLNLEGCPSSVPEKCTNLLESIRVQREQVPPAWTAETSSDSTARPPQTPETLPFRNQNPCPTSAWTPGPGPQGSQGAERRDTSWPPRGPAPNLVPGPWLPTIFNCQGIQLGNNNRMVIQGGTALSTQGVAPGGRGRGPQCTPHGESSKEGLQEPEAWSVPKDWYHNSKN; this is translated from the exons atgtctggctctacgttaTG GCCCAAAGGTGCCTCAGCCCCGCTGGTGCCCATCGAGGAACTGGAGAACCCGGAGTTAATAGGCAAGGGCGGATTTGGCTCCGTCTTCCGGGCACATCACAGGAGTTGGGGCTTAGACGTGGCGGTCAAGATCGTGAACTC GAAGGCCATATCCAGAGAGGTGAAGGCCATGTCCAGTCTGCGTAACAAGCATGTGCTGCTCCTGCTGGGGGTCACCGAGAAGCTAGAGTGGGAGTACGTGTCTGGGCCGGCTCTGGTAACTCAGTTCATGGAGAACGGCTCCTTGGCGGTGCTGCTACAGCCCCAGTGCCCTCGGCCCTGGCGGCTCCTCTGCCGCCTGCTGCAGGAGCTGGTGCTCGGGATGTGCTACCTGCACAGCCAGAACCCAGTGCTTCTCCACCGGGACCTCAAGCCCTCCAACGTCCTACTAGACTCAGAGCTGCACGCCAAG GTGGCAGATTTTGGCCTGTCCACATTTCAGGGTGGCTCACAGTCAGGGGCAGGATCTGGGGAGTCAGGGTGCACCCCAGCCTACTTGGCCCCAGAACTGTTGGCTAATATAAACCGGAAGGCCTCCAGGGCCAGTGATGTCTACAG ctttgGGATCCTAACGTGGGCAGTGCTAGCCGGAAGAGAAGCTGAGA TAGTGTCCCAGACATCATTGGTGCGGGAAGCAGTGTGTGAGAGGCAGATCCGGCCCCCACTGACTGAGCTGCCCCCGTCTGGGCCTGAGACTCCTGGCTTGGAAGAACTGACAGATTTGATGCAGCAGTGCTGGAGCCATGAGCCCCAGAAGAGACCTTCCTTCCAAG AATGCCGAACAAACACCAAGAAAGTCCTTGATCTGGTAAATAAAGGAGATGTGTCTGATAGAAAGATGAATGATGCAGTCTCCATG GTGAAGGAGTTCCTTTCTGAGCACAGGGGCAGCAACAGCCCAGGCCTGGAAAGGACAGAAATAGATGGTCCTAGGAAAACCACAGGAAGCCATGATCCCTTGGTCTCTGAAATGATGAACCTGAATCTGGAAGGGTGCCCCAGCTCTGTTCCTGAAAAATGTACAAACCTTCTTGAGAGCATCAGGGTCCAGAGAGAGCAGGTTCCGCCTGCCTGGACAGCAGAGACATCTTCAGATTCGACAGCCCGACCTCCTCAGACTCCAGAGACTTTACCTTTCAGAAACCAGAatccctgccccacctctgctTGGACCCCAGGTCCTGGACCCCAAGGGAGTCAG GGGGCTGAGAGACGTGACACCAGCTGGCCTCCCAGAGGGCCGGCACCGAACCTGGTACCAG GGCCATGGCTTCCTACCATCTTTAACTGCCAAGGAATACAGTTGGGAAACAACAACCGCATGGTTATACAAGGAGGAACTGCCTTATCCACGCAGGGCGTGGCACCTGGGGGTCGTGGA AGGGGCCCTCAGTGCACCCCTCATGGAGAAAGTTCAAAAGAAGGACTGCAAGAACCTGAAGCCTGGAGTGTGCCAAAGGACTGGTATCATAATAGCAAGAATTGA
- the ADCY4 gene encoding LOW QUALITY PROTEIN: adenylate cyclase type 4 (The sequence of the model RefSeq protein was modified relative to this genomic sequence to represent the inferred CDS: inserted 1 base in 1 codon), whose amino-acid sequence MARLFSPRQPPSEDLFYETYYSLSQQYPLLLLLLLIVLLGLLALLPVAWASGRELAADPAFLTTVLCALGGFSLLLVLASREQRLQRWTRPLSGLVWVALLALGHSFLFTGGVVSAWDQVSFFLFVIFTVYAMLPLDMRDAITAGVTSSLSHLLVLGLYLGPQPDTQPALLPQLAANAVLFLCGNVAGAYHKALMERALRATFREALSSLHSRRRLDTEKKHQEHLLLSILPAYLAREMKEEIMARLQAGQGSRPESTNNFHSLYVKRHQGVSVLYADIVGFTRLASECSPKELVLMLNELFGKFDQIAKEHECMRIKILGDCYYCVSGLPLSLPDHAINCVRMGLDMCRAIRKLRAATGVDINMRVGVHSGSVLCGVIGLQKWQYDVWSHDVTLANHMEASGVPGRVHITGATLALLAGAYAVEDAAMEHRDPYLRELGEPTYLVIDPWAAEEDEKGTAGGLLSSLEGPKMRPSLLMTRYLESWGAAKPFAHLSHVESPVSTSTPLPEKALSSFSPQWSLDRSRTPRGLDEELDTGDAKFFQVIEQLNSQKQWKQSKDFNPLTLYFREKEMEKEYRLSALPAFKYYAACTFLVFLSNFVIQMLVTNRPPALTITYSITFLLFFLLLFVCFSEHLTKCVLKGPKMLHWLPTLSVLVATRPGLRVALGTTTILLVFAMAITSLVFLPAASTCPFQAPNVSSMASNLSWELPGSLPLISVPYSMHCCVLGFLSCSLFLHMSFELKLLLLLLWLXAACSIFLHSHAWLSDCLIARLYLGTLDSRPGVLKEPKLMGAVSFFIFFFTLLVLARQNEYYCRLDFLWKKKLRQEQEETETMENLTRLLLENVLPAHVAPQFIGQNRRNEDLYHQSYECVCVLFASVPDFKEFYSESSINHEGLECLRLLNEIIADFDELLSKPKFSGVEKIKTICSTYMAATGLNATSGQDAQQDAEQSCGHLGTMVEFAVALGSKLDVINKHSFNNFRLRVGLNHGPVVAGVIGAQKPQYDIWGNTVNVASRMESTGVLGKIQVTEETAWALQSLGYTCYSRGIIKVKGKGQLCTYFLNTDLTRTGPPSASLG is encoded by the exons ATGGCCCGCCTCTTCAGTCCTCGGCAGCCCCCCAGCGAAGACCTCTTCTACGAGACCTACTACAGCCTGAGCCAGCAGtacccgctgctgctgctgctgctgctgatcgTGCTCTTGGGGCTCCTGGCGCTGCTCCCTGTGGCCTGGGCAAGTGGCAGG gagcTGGCTGCAGACCCAGCCTTCTTGACCACTGTGCTGTGCGCTCTGGGCGGCTTCTCACTGCTGCTGGTCCTGGCGTCCCGGGAGCAGCGACTGCAGCGCTGGACACGTCCCCTGTCAGGCCTCGTGTGGGTAGCACTGCTTGCACTAGGCCACAGCTTCCTGTTCACTGGGGGTGTGGTGAGCGCCTGGGACCAG GTGTCCTTCTTCCTTTTCGTCATCTTCACTGTGTATGCCATGTTGCCCTTGGACATGCGGGACGCCATCACCGCGGGTGTCACCTCCTCACTCTCACACTTGCTGGTCCTCGGGCTGTATCTTGGGCCTCAGCCCGACACCCAGCCGGCGCTGCTGCCACAG CTGGCTGCAAACGCGGTGCTGTTCCTGTGTGGGAACGTGGCCGGAGCCTATCACAAGGCGCTGATGGAGCGCGCGCTGCGCGCCACGTTCCGGGAGGCGCTTAGTTCCCTGCACTCGCGGCGGAGACTGGACACCGAGAAGAAGCATCAG GAACATCTTCTCTTGTCCATCCTTCCTGCCTACCTGGCCCGAGAGATGAAGGAGGAGATCATGGCACGACTGCAGGCTGGACAGGGGTCACGGCCAGAGAGCACCAACAACTTCCACAGCCTCTATGTTAAGAGGCACCAGGGAGTCAG cgTGCTGTATGCTGACATCGTGGGCTTCACGCGACTGGCCAGTGAGTGCTCCCCCAAGGAGCTGGTGCTTATGCTCAACGAGCTTTTTGGCAAGTTCGACCAAATCGCCAAG GAGCACGAATGCATGCGGATCAAGATCCTGGGAGACTGTTACTACTGTGTCTCCGGGCTGCCGCTCTCACTGCCAGACCATGCCATCAACTGTGTGCGCATGGGGCTGGACATGTGCCGGGCCATCAG GAAACTCCGGGCAGCCACGGGCGTGGATATCAACATGCGTGTGGGCGTGCACTCAGGCAGCGTGCTCTGTGGGGTCATCGGGCTACAGAAATGGCAGTATGATGTCTGGTCCCATGATGTCACTCTGGCCAACCACATGGAGGCGAGTGGAGTGCCAGG ACGAGTACATATCACAGGGGCTACGCTGGCCCTGCTGGCCGGGGCTTATGCTGTGGAGGATGCAGCCATGGAACACCGGGACCCGTATCTTCGGGAGCTAGGCGAGCCGACCTACCTGGTCATCGACCCCTGG GCTGCAGAGGAAGACGAGAAGGGCACTGCAGGAGGGTTGCTGTCATCTCTTGAGGGCCCCAAGATGCGTCCGTCACTGCTGATGACCCGCTACCTGGAGTCCTGGGGTGCAGCCAAGCCTTTCGCCCACCTGAGCCATGTAGAGAGCCCTGTGTCCACTTCGACCCCTCTCCCG GAGAAGGCCCTGTCTTCCTTCAGCCCCCAGTGGAGCCTGGACCG GAGCCGTACCCCGCGGGGACTTGACGAGGAACTAGACACCGGGGATGCCAAGTTCTTCCAGGTCATCGAACAGCTCAATTCTCAGAA acagtggaaacaatcaAAGGACTTCAATCCATTGACACTGTACTTCAGagagaaggagatggagaaagag TATCGGCTCTCTGCACTCCCCGCCTTCAAATACTATGCAGCCTGCACCTTCCTGGTTTTTCTCTCCAACTTCGTTATCCAGATGCTGGTGACAAACAG GCCTCCAGCTCTGACCATCACCTATAGCAtcaccttcctcctcttcttcctcctcctcttcgtcTGCTTCTCAGAGCACCTGACG AAGTGTGTCTTGAAAGGCCCCAAGATGCTGCACTGGCTACCCACCCTGTCTGTCCTGGTGGCCACACGGCCAGGACTGCGAGTGGCTCTGGGCACCACTACCATCCTGCTCGTCTTCGCCATGGCCATTACCAGTCTG GTCTTCTTACCAGCAGCATCAACCTGCCCTTTCCAGGCTCCCAATGTATCCTCCATGGCTTCCAACCTCTCCTGGGAGCTCCCTGGGTCCTTGCCTCTCATCAGCGTCCCA TACTCCATGCACTGCTGCGTGTTGGGgttcctctcctgctccctcttcCTGCACATGAGCTTTGagctgaagctgctgctgctgctgctgtggc gTGCCGCCTGCTCCATCTTCCTGCACTCCCACGCCTGGTTGTCCGACTGCCTCATCGCCCGCCTCTATCTGGGCACCTTGGACTCCAG GCCAGGGGTGCTGAAGGAGCCCAAACTGATGGGAGCAGTCtccttcttcatcttcttcttcaCCCTCCTAGTCCTGGCTCGGCAG AATGAATATTACTGCCGCCTGGACTTTCTGTGGAAGAAGAAGCTGAGGCAAGAGCAGGAAGAGACGGAGACGATGGAGAACCTGACTCGGCTGCTCTTGGAGAACGTGCTCCCTGCCCACGTGGCCCCCCAGTTCATTGGTCAGAATCGGCGCAATGAG GACCTCTACCACCAATCctacgagtgtgtgtgtgtcctcttcGCCTCAGTCCCAGACTTTAAGGAGTTCTACTCTGAATCCAGCATCAACCATGAGGGACTAGAGTGTCTGCGGCTGCTCAATGAGATAATCGCTGATTTTGATGAG CTGCTCTCCAAGCCCAAGTTCAGTGGGGTGGAGAAGATCAAAACCATCTGCAGCACCTACATGGCAGCTACCGGCTTGAACGCCACCTCTGGACAGGATGCACAGCAG GATGCTGAGCAAAGCTGCGGCCACCTTGGCACCATGGTAGAATTTGCTGTGGCCCTTGGGTCTAAGCTGGATGTCATCAACAAGCACTCATTCAACAACTTCCGCTTGCGTGTAG GGTTAAACCACGGACCTGTAGTGGCTGGAGTGATTGGGGCCCAGAAACCACAGTATGACATCTGGGGCAACACGGTGAATGTGGCCAGCCGCATGGAGAGTACAGGGGTCCTGGGCAAGATTCAG GTAACAGAAGAGACAGCCTGGGCCCTGCAGTCCTTAGGCTACACCTGCTACAGCCGGGGCATCATCAAGGTCAAAGGCAAAGGGCAGCTCTGCACCTACTTCTTGAACACAGATTTGACACGAACTGGACCTCCCTCGGCCTCCCTAGGTTGA
- the LTB4R gene encoding leukotriene B4 receptor 1, with translation MNTTSPAAPSSPGVNFISLLVIIVLSVALAVGLPGNSFVVWSILAKLPKRSVTALMVLHLALADLAVLLTAPFFLHSVAQGTWTFGTSGCRLFHYVCGVSMYASVLLITAMSLDRSLAVALPFVSQKLRTKAVAWRVLAGIWVVSVLLATPVLLYRTVHLQPDNRSLTCFLTYPSERHRAFHLFFEVITGFLLPFLVVVASYCDIGRRLRARRFRRSRRTGRLVALIILAFAVFWLPYHAVNLAEGFRAAAGQALGSGLVGYRLLLARHVLITVAFLSSSVNPVLYACAGGGLLRSAGMGFVAKLLEGTGSEASSSRRVGSLAQTVRGTPASPEPDPTESLTASTNPLE, from the coding sequence ATGAACACTACATCTCCTGCAGCACCCTCCTCACCGGGTGTCAATTTCATCTCGCTGCTGGTCATCATCGTACTGTCAGTGGCACTGGCTGTAGGGCTTCCTGGCAACAGCTTTGTGGTGTGGAGCATCCTGGCAAAGCTGCCGAAGCGCTCTGTCACTGCCCTGATGGTGCTGCACTTGGCCCTGGCCGACCTGGCCGTCTTGCTCACTGCCCCCTTTTTCCTCCACTCTGTGGCCCAAGGCACCTGGACTTTCGGAACATCCGGCTGCCGCCTGTTCCACTATGTCTGTGGAGTCAGCATGTATGCCAGCGTCCTGCTTATCACGGCCATGAGTCTGGACCGCTCGCTGGCAGTGGCCCTCCCCTTTGTGTCCCAGAAGCTGCGCACCAAGGCAGTCGCCTGGCGGGTGCTGGCCGGCATCTGGGTAGTGTCTGTTCTGCTGGCCACTCCCGTCCTCTTGTACCGCACGGTGCACTTGCAACCGGACAATAGGagcctgacctgcttcctgacgTATCCCAGCGAGAGACATCGGGCCTTCCATCTGTTCTTCGAGGTGATCACCGGCTTCCTGCTGCCCTTCCTGGTCGTGGTGGCCAGCTACTGCGACATCGGGCGCAGGTTGCGGGCCCGGCGCTTCCGCCGCAGCCGCCGCACCGGCCGCCTGGTGGCGCTCATCATCCTGGCCTTCGCCGTCTTCTGGCTGCCCTACCACGCGGTGAACCTGGCCGAGGGGTTCCGCGCCGCAGCGGGCCAGGCCCTGGGTTCCGGACTGGTGGGTTATCGGCTGCTCCTGGCCCGCCACGTGCTCATCACGGTGGCCTTCCTGAGCAGCAGCGTGAACCCCGTGCTGTACGCGTGCGCCGGGGGCGGTCTGTTGCGTTCGGCCGGCATGGGCTTCGTCGCCAAGCTGTTGGAGGGCACCGGCTCCGAGGCATCCAGCAGCCGTCGCGTGGGCTCCCTGGCCCAGACGGTGAGGGGCACCCCCGCCTCTCCCGAGCCTGACCCCACCGAGAGCCTCACTGCCTCCACCAACCCTCTCGAGTGA